In Triticum urartu cultivar G1812 chromosome 6, Tu2.1, whole genome shotgun sequence, the following proteins share a genomic window:
- the LOC125512505 gene encoding probable peroxygenase 5, translating into MSAGQRMPSPPAAVAGPLLLLFVVPFWSHAVSADGGASAWTTALQKHVAFFDADNDGIVSFFETEQGLRAIGLGAAEATVKATLINGVIGPKTRPENATTSKFSIYIENIHKGIHGSDSGSYDAQGRFVPAKFNEIFTKHGKVEPNAVNERELEAMRTANRMDGDDIGRAASKAEWDLLYSLAKDKDGFLQKDAARTVFDDSLFVLLAKDGSSRN; encoded by the exons ATGAGCGCCGGCCAGCGTATGCCGTCTCCGCCTGCGGCGGTGGCCGGGCCTCTCCTGCTTCTGTTCGTCGTGCCCTTCT GGAGCCATGCGGTGTCGGCGGACGGCGGCGCTTCGGCCTGGACGACGGCGCTGCAGAAGCACGTGGCGTTCTTCGACGCCGACAACGACGGCATCGTCTCCTTCTTCGAGACCGAGCAAG GGCTTCGAGCCATCGGCCTTGGAGCTGCCGAGGCCACCGTCAAGGCAACCTTGATCAACGGAGTCATCGGACCCAAGACCAGACCT GAAAATGCTACGACGTCAAAGTTCTCAATCTACATAGAGAACATCCATAAAGGGATCCACGGAAGCGACAGCGGCTCGTACGATGCTCAAGGGAG GTTTGTCCCCGCGAAGTTCAACGAGATATTCACCAAGCATGGCAAGGTCGAACCGAATGCTGTGAACGAGCGCGAGCTGGAGGCGATGCGCACCGCAAACAGGATGGACGGCGACGACATAGGAAG GGCGGCGTCGAAGGCGGAGTGGGACTTGTTGTACAGCCTCGCCAAGGACAAGGACGGCTTCCTTCAGAAGGACGCCGCGCGCACCGTCTTCGACGACAGCCTCTTCGTTCTGCTGGCGAAGGACGGCTCGTCTCGAAATTAA